The DNA sequence aaatattatgttaaaaactGCTAAATAAACAATGAATATCTATCCGAATAAACTTCTACCAGAAAATTTAATTGCAAAAGGACAAATAGGACAACTAATCAAAGTTGTAACTTAATAACTGAAACTTGAATATAAAATGACATAAAGACTGATacgcatttttttttttaaatatttcttaaaatctttttttatccatttatttaAAAGTGTAAGATAACTAACATTAAtaattgcttcttcttctttatctgtcacctaattcataaatatttatatgtttactatgaataaaaaataatgacaataaatgtatattgaaaataaaaagaaacaacttGAATGGGAGCATATCAAATGAGAAAAGTGTTAATTAATACATTCAATAAACctgaaatatatgatattattctCAGTTTATTTAAAACTGTAAAAAATACACTCCTTTGTAAATATCAGTGCAAACATCTTTAAGCACAATAATTAGCTTAGTTCATATGATACAGAATTCCCCCAAGATATTTTTTAGACACTGTCTACAGTGATAATAACTACGTCTGCAGTGGCAGTAGTCCAACACAAGAAACCATATTTTATTAGCGCACCAAAAAACATGTCTGCTCCTGTCATATTCAGTTTCtgaaatgataaatatatatatatatatatatatatatatatatatatatatattaaaaactttattgtttcattaagatgatttaagtaaatttaacaaatatatataacttgcaCATAATTATACAGGAATAAAATTGTTGGTGATTGTATTAATTATAGAATTTACCAATCTCAGTCTCACTTTATATGTGAATTTTGTAGAGCtaaattgatattaaagtttatttttgaaagaaaatttattttaataaaatttatagtttattaaattttattattaaaggaTTACTATTTacagttttatatttaaaatatatatgtctattactattatttattaaactttatcATATtccttattaataatttatatttaatttcatgccatatatatatatatatatatatatatatatatatatattattaaatttttttattaaatttatttataattttataattaatactaACTCAtcatattttacaataaaacaaaatcatgaaaCAGACAAATAATACAACTcagtaaaaagaaataataaaatgtttaaagttttaaatatactttttattttaaaatgcattGCATGTGGGTTGATTTTTTGCTTGCATATAGTTGAATCGCTTTAGGTGGGAATGTTCATTCCACATCAATTATACTTTTGAGTCAAACAAGGTtgactaaatttatttttggtcaaaaaaatttatgtgtctCCTGTCACTCTGATATTGTTTAGATAATCTCATAAATAATGAATGCATTCTTTGTAGGGTTTAAAAATCCACTATATTTATAGCTATTCATAAGgaaataatagatatatttaaaattgagtttaacttttgtatattttaaaaatacaaattttatacataaaattatattcaatttaataaatttatcatatatatatatatatatatatatatatatatatatatatatatatatatatatatatatatatatatcaatttcttgttaaataagaACACAAAACATTTTCCCTTGTTAATGGACACactaattactttttaaaatatacaaaagtaAGTAAAACGAAATATTTAGACAGAAATGCATGTATTGTGTACCTTTAGAGAAAAAATACCCAcattatatttctaattaaataaatttaattactcaatttaatataactatttttatttgataatcaAACCATCAACCCcatgttaaattattattattattattattattatccgAATTCtctattcttttcatttttttcccacAGATATGTATATTTAATCGATAATCCTGAAATCATTCACGTTACATGCACGTTAAAAGTTTAGAATATCTTATACTATCTATAACATTATTTAAGTAGTTTAACCAAAATGAATTATCtatctcttttaaaataaaattaatatccCCAAACtgataaatatgatttaaatctGAAAAagattctaatattttatactctatttcaataaataaataaataaaaagtagaaaattaacaaaaatattacttattattttaattgttaaaaactcaattatttGCATATCCTTTATGGTTTTGTAGACACGGCATGTTGAAtaggtaaaaaaaatgtaaaagtagttatatttttccttttatttaacatcctaaaaaacatattatactaGTCAATAATTAATATACTAGTGTTTTAGacaataagaataattaataaacattaaattttataaaattttatagttaattatgatattaaatgtaatataattttattttatttaaaaacaaaaatatatataaatgtaatagctataaatgataatttatttgatatacattaaaaaaaataaaaaataaataaaaaataataattttaaactatgattttttaatcatttatcttttattttaatgttgtgacatccaaaatatatatatatatatatatatatatatatatatatatatatatatatatatatataatttctgaGTCCTTACAAATgttactaaaatttataatttaattaaatataaaagtttaaactaacagaaaaacaaaaataaaattaaaatgtaaacaaTTCAGTATATCAACTATAAGTAACtatgtattaaaaattaaaaaaaaaattaaaaatagaagcaattaaaatatagatttgagaattcattgatattttttctttgatttttcaaaaatcttttacaacatttctattaatttaacaaaatctcctagctaaattaaaaaaataaataatattataatatgtaagaCTATTAATTATAAAGACATCAAATTATAATAGATGTGGAAGTTACCCAAAGTTAAGAAGTTATTAAGAGTGTAAAAAATGAGGAAAGTAAATAAGATATTCTGATAAcataaatattgtatttatttttttataatgttattcaAATACAAATTATGATGTAGAAAAAGtttgttacttttaattttttagatttttttattgatatctAATGTAATTAAGAAAAACTTGATATTAGTTGGTCTTTATCTAAGATTATTGAAAgtgtttaaaaaatagttgttttgGATGGCGAGGTCAAAAATATTTCTCTACACTTAAGAAGTTAGTTACTGGATCTGATCGGTTATCACAACACAATATTAGTTACACAATAAACGTAATTACATGTATGTTTACCTTACCTTATGTAGTTACACGTTTCGAAGTGagcattttaattataattgatcCAATTACGTCGAAGAGTCCATAAGTATAGTTTACTTTGTTAAACATGCTGAGTTTATGAAGATGGTTTTATATTGGCTTTATGGATAAGTTGATCATAAATCGGAGACTAACAAGTTACATAAGGAAGGATGCCTAATAAAAGggtttgaaatattttcttattacatGAAAGTTGACTATTCGAGTGTCTAAAAACATTGACCGGACATTTATATGGTACAATAATCATAATTAGTAAaagacatattaaaaaaaattcaataaatcttAAATGAAGACTCTAAAGTTTGAATAGATTGAAAGTagaaaatgaatgtaaattagagtataaaatgaaagtaaataaataataaataaataatattataatatctaaaactattaattataaagacattaataataatatgtgtGGAAGGTATCGAGGGTGAGGAAGAAGTTATTAAGGGTGTAACTGAGAATgaggaaagaaaataagatattttgatCAGGTAAGggttgtatttatttatttttataatgttattcaAATACAAATTGTGACATAGGAAAAGtttgttacttttaatttttttagatttgcTTATCAAGATTTAATGTAACGAAGAAAAGCTTGATATTAGGTGGTCTTTATCTAAGATTATGCTTAATATTAGGTGGTCTTTATCTAAGATTATTGTaagtgtttaaaaaataattttttcggATAGTGGagacaataaatatttatttatacttaattgTTGATCTTTTCAGGTCACTTTTGATCTCGATTATCGTTGTTTTCGATATTTTTGATTTAGTCTTCAAATCGAGTTGTGGTGTACTTCCTAAAAGACACTCTAACGTTCAAGTTAATTACTGATCCGTTATCACATCACGGtgttaatttcataataaatgcAATTACCTATCGGATTAATTTACTtatgtatttataggtttcaaagcgaattttttaattaattagtgttGACCTAATTATGACCCAAGAGTTCATAAGTATAGTTTACTTTGCTAAACATGCTTGATTTATGAAGACAATTTTATATTGGCTTTATCAGTAGGTTAATTATAGATGAGAGACCAACAGGTTACACAAGGAAGGGTGCTTGGTGAATGggtttgaaatattttcttattgtgTGAGAGTTGACTGCTCAAGTGTCTAGAAACGTTTATCgaacaattatataatacaataGTTATGATTAGTGAAAGacatactaaaaaaaattcaataaatgttaaattaaaattctaaaatttgaacATAATAAAGTAGATTGAGTTGTATGTTAGAgcataaaacattttaattagataaaaatgatgCGAAACACCTGAGTAATCTACACTACATTATCCAAAGAATTAGTTTTGTTACtgaactaattttaaaaaaatgttttgtaataaataaattagggttaaatatgcttttagtccctatactttggggcgattttggttttagtccctctttcaaactatagtactatttagtccttcaactttaaaaaactctggttttagtcctttttaccaaatttttttaactttatttactgtttcaaacgcgtttctcagttaacattggagcaaaaatgtatcaaacagtgtaaacaatccaaatgctataatgtaacgtgcttgaaacaacaaataaagtttaaaaaatttggtaaaagggactaaaaccaaagttttctaaagttgaaggactaaattgtactatagtttgaaagagggactaaaaccaaaatcgctccaaagtatagagagtaaaaacatatttaacccaataaattaaaacaaatacacctatataactataaaaataattgtaaaaaactgaactttattataattaagtgtTGTTTTAGATTGtaagataattaataaacatgaaattttatagttgattatgatattaaatgtaatataattttatttttttaaaactgaaatatatataaatgtaatagctataattgataatttatttcatatacataaaaaaaactaaaaaataattaaataacaaaataattttaacctatcatttttttaatcatttatcttttattttaatgttactaaaatttataatgtaattaaatataaaaagcttaaattaacagaaaaacaacatcgaaaaaaatatgtaaacaaTTCAGTATATAAACTATAAGTAACGAagtattaaacattttaaaaaaatattgaaaaaatgcaattaaaataaagatttgagacttcattatttttttcctttgatttttgtaagaaattttttaaatttctattaatttaacaaaatctcctatattaaaaaataaattttatttttaatatctaaaatgattaattataaagaaattaaattataataagtgTGGAAGTTATGAAGAATGACAAAGAAGTTAGAGTGTAACTAAGAATGAGGAAGATATTTTAATCACGtaaagattatatttatttttttataatgttaatcAAATATGCGGGAGAAGTTTGTTAATACAAAATTGATATTATCCGTGTTTAATGTCTGACGTATTAtgtaaaaatgcaatttattttagaaaatatattttttaaaaaatatttctcaattcTAATAAAGCTATTTTTAACAAAGATagtgtaataaataatttatttaattatttagaaatatgCATaagcattttaaaaatatcaatcacaggACTAAATACATTTTGCTTATATTTTATGATGAAGATTCTGGGAGAATGTATAATTATAAggattatgattatgatttttgGAAACATTAATATGACAacgttaaaatttttaatttaccaaatatatcattaaattGGAGAAATGAATGTATGTATAAAAGATTatgcaattatttatttataaattataatatatactaaATTGATAGAtgtttagaataattatattaaagatatatttgttATGGTTCTCTTTCTGAAAAATATGGCGAAGAGATATTTTTGATGCTAAATCAAGAGTGCGCATGAAAGAAGGATTCAGAATCTGAATCAGGTAGGAAAGAGGAAGAGATCCAGAAGGTTGCACCCATTTTAGTAGTTAAGGTGGATCCATGCTTTTCGTTTTATTCTAATCTTTTTCCCTTCAACCTTTTGcatctctttttttcttatcacctcttctattatttatttttctaaatttccgTAGAATCGCGTTTCCGTTTGCACGACGGCAGAACCCTAAACTCAAAGCCAAGAAGTGAGTCTTCACTTTTTTTCCTCAACTAGATAATGAATAACTGTTTTTTtgctttctctatttttttttttagaattttattttgtggttttggttttgtttcaaTGCCTGTGATTTGAGGTTGTGTTGCATGCATCCGTGGTGATTACTTTCGGTTGTTTTGGTGGCTCTCAGTGCGGATTATTTTGgaattcaattttaatgtgGTTTAGGTGAACCCTCCTTGTTGTTTTGTTGctgcaaattatttttttttgtcgggtTCTTAAAGGTTCTATTCCGTCTCAGAACATGATGCTAGTACAGTTGTACATGAAATTCAGTCCCCAAATCAATCGAATGCTTTGTGGTTTCTTGCATTGTTTATCTATCTATGTTCATATGAGAGTCTGAGTGCTTCCATGCAGATGTAGTTATACTCAGTTCTTGGTGGCGCAGTTTACTGTTATTGTGCTGACTTATGAAACCCACCATTTAATAGTCTTGCTCTTTGCTGACTtgattattttggaaaaaagttGTGCTCCAAGAATTGTAAGGCTGTCCGGGTTTTCCTCCCCTCTTCTGTATTGATATTCTTTGTATTGTGAAATGAGGTCTTGGTCTTCTGCTGGTTGCTCTGCTGTGCTTGGTGTAGATTTGTGTTTcatgttaatttgaatttttggattatatttgaGATTCACTGACTTTGTTGCTTACTTAACGGGTGTGTTGCATACTTTTGTGAATAATGATTTGAAATGGAATTGATGTTTATGATTGATGAGTATGCATTTTCCTGCACTTGTGAAACTATTTGTTCAGTCCCTACTCGGAGTGTGAATGTAAAACTCTTTGGGGCTTGTCATTTAATGAAACATCACTGAACGTCTGCCTGAATTAAAGCTTGTCTCGCTTGAAGTTTTCATTCTTTCTGAGTTTGTTCATTTTGGCAATCAATGGGNAAATGTTGCTATTGTAAGTTATAAGTTgcttgcatttaattatttgttttctagTGAAATTCTTCAGTCCTTGGTTTTAAATCTGTTTCTGCTATGCTAGTTCATTTAAATTAGTCAGTCTTAGTAACATTTTCATGTTTCAATCACGGAATTTCAAAAAttctgtatataaaatatatttagctAAATTTATTAGTCAGTCGTATCACCCTAATTATTACCATACCAATGCATCAATGCCCTTATATTTGTGATCATGGATTGTTACATCATAAAGCGGTTAATTTTATAAGTAGTTGAGCAGGGATTGAAATTGTAATAAGGCTTTCTGATTTTACGGATTCTTATGTTCTGACCTATACCTAATGTGTCTTTCTCTAGTAGGAGTTTCATTTTGTGCCTTACAGTTTCACAGTCGTACTCATTTGCTCACCTCAAGTGAAAAAGGTTTTAGGCAGATTGAGAATNNNNNNNNNNNNNNNNNNNNNNNNNNNNNNNNNNNNNNNNNNNNNNNNNNNNNNNNNNNNNNNNNNNNNNATTTATACTGAAATCATTTACTCTCTTTCTCATTCAAAGAAATGCATTTATTGAAAAAGTGAGCCTAGGTcactaaaattgttttaataagtGGTATAGCTCTTCTTCTTAATCTGTCTTAAAAAACTTTAACCAACAATCAATGTGAAACGAAGGGAGTATTCATGGTGAACTTCCTCTGTCTTCTTGACCTGTAGCATGTAGGCTCTTCTGTGCCTGCATTCTCCATTTCCCTAACATCTTCTCGAGCTTCCATATTCTTGTGTTCACCATCCAAAGCCCCCATTTGAAGAGGGGGATTTTACTGTAGGGTTTATGAGCTCTTGATTATCTCTCAAACAACACCTAACTTTTGATGTGTACTTTTCTTAAGGTTCTTATCAGTTTACATTGACCCGGGGTTTGATGTTTTCTATTGCCTATAGTTGAACATAGAGACGCAAGtatcttttcaatgcaaaaggaatatacattttttttcctattcatAGTCCAAAGGGGAATATTCATACTGTATGCGTCAAATTTATCCTTCAGTTTCTTATTGttgcttttttcttcttttcaataaTGTTTTCCCTGCCGCATAGTGATTTGAAATAtgtattgttttgaaaatttttacatCCTTGGTCGAATTCTTCCAAATAATTCTTCTAATTTAAGAAGATATTAAAAGTTTGTTTCCAAAATATTGAAtacttttgttttcatttagtactttatctataaaatattaGGAGGGTTTGTAGAAAAAGGATGTGTTATGAGGATATAAGCACTGCTCAATTCTTTAAACACCGTTGGTTGAGGTCTacttattttactattttttttctaccagCGTCTATGTTGATATAGTTGTTCCACGATTTTACTCAATTGGCTCTGCCCATAGGAGAATTGTGCCACAATTTTACTCAATTGACTCTACCCATATATGGGATTGTATCTAActgttttattgaaataattacaTTTCATTCTCTCAAAATAGTCTTATTTGACTTTGATTTTTTACTTAGACTACTAAATTTTTGCCTATGTATTAAAAACTAAGCATAGACATAGAAACATAGATCATGTGGGCTActgaaaaaattaaagaatttcatTGGGAGCTCTAATTGATTTATAACTCCATTGCAACTAATATAGGTCATATATGTGAAATTGGATAGTGGTTGATGCAGCTCAGCGTGGTATCAATAAACCTTACTGTTTAGATACTTATTCTACTGCTGGAGTAGTGTCCCGTGGAATCAAATTATCCCAGATGAActgtaaaaatttattgatatttgataTGTTTACTTGCTGGTGTTTAATGCTTGGAAGagttatttttttctccaactcaagaaatgatatatttttgtatcGTAGATGGAAGCACAAAGCTCTCAGCAAACGCAAGTTATTGAGATCAGTGGAGATTTTCCTGATGGTGGAAGAAAGATTTGTGGGGAAGCACCATGTGGGTTTGCAGATGCCGAATCCATCTCCAAGGATTCTGAAGAAAGATCAACTTCTATGCGAAAGCTCCTTATGGCAGTGATCCtttgtgttatttttatgaCTGTTGAAGTGGTTGGTGGCATCAAAGCTAACAGCCTTGCTATACTGACTGATGCAGCACATTTGCTTTCTGATGTTGCAGCCTTTGCCATCTCCTTATTTTCTTTGTGGGCTGCTGGATGGGAAGCTACACCTCGCCAGTCATATGGATTTTTCCGAATAGAAATTCTTGGTGCCTTGGTTTCTATCCAATTAATATGGTTGCTTGCGGGTATACTGGTATATGAAGCCATTGATAGAATCATTGCCGGTCCTAAAAGTGTGGATGGTTTCTTAATGTTTTTAGTTTCCGCATTTGGTCTCGTGGTTAATATCATCATGGCTTTGTTATTGGGTCATGATCATGGCCATGGACATGGTGGTCATGGTCATGGTCATGGACATGATGGTCACAGACATGGACATGGACATGGCCACAGTCATGGATTTACAGTTTCTACCCATCATGATGCAAAACATGCAAAAGATGAGCACCATCACACACATGATCACTCAGACCATCACGATGATCATCATTCAAAAGATGAGCACCATCATGATCACCAAGAGCTTACTCAATCTCT is a window from the Vigna radiata var. radiata cultivar VC1973A unplaced genomic scaffold, Vradiata_ver6 scaffold_536, whole genome shotgun sequence genome containing:
- the LOC106778208 gene encoding metal tolerance protein 1; translation: MEAQSSQQTQVIEISGDFPDGGRKICGEAPCGFADAESISKDSEERSTSMRKLLMAVILCVIFMTVEVVGGIKANSLAILTDAAHLLSDVAAFAISLFSLWAAGWEATPRQSYGFFRIEILGALVSIQLIWLLAGILVYEAIDRIIAGPKSVDGFLMFLVSAFGLVVNIIMALLLGHDHGHGHGGHGHGHGHDGHRHGHGHGHSHGFTVSTHHDAKHAKDEHHHTHDHSDHHDDHHSKDEHHHDHQELTQSLLDESKAKKKKQWNINVQGAYLHVLGDSIQSIGVMIGGAVIWYKPEWQIVDLICTLIFSVIVLVTTINMLRNILEVLMESTPREIDATKLERGLLDMEDVVAVHELHIWAITVGKVLLACHVKIRREADADVVLDKVIDYIKRVYNISHVTIQIER